The following are encoded together in the Balaenoptera acutorostrata chromosome 9, mBalAcu1.1, whole genome shotgun sequence genome:
- the FXYD6 gene encoding FXYD domain-containing ion transport regulator 6 isoform X3, whose product MEVVLLFLCGLLAPAVLANAAEQEKEKDPFHYDYQTLRIGGLVFAVVLFSVGILLILSRRCKCTFNQKPRAPGDEEAQVENLVTANATEPQKAEN is encoded by the exons ATGGAGGTGGTGCTGCTCTTCCTGTGTGGCCTGCTGGCCCCGGCGGTCCTGGCCAATG CAGCTgagcaggagaaagaaaaggacccTTTTCATTATG ACTACCAGACCCTGAGGATCGGGGGATTGGTGTTTGCTGTGGTCCTCTTCTCTGTGGGGATCCTGCTTATCCTAA GTCGCAGATGCAAGTGCACTTTTAACCAGAAGCCGCG GGCTCCAGGGGACGAGGAGGCCCAGGTGGAGAACCTCGTCACTGCAAATG CAACGGAGCCCCAGAAAGCAGAGAACTGA
- the FXYD6 gene encoding FXYD domain-containing ion transport regulator 6 isoform X4: MEVVLLFLCGLLAPAVLANAEQEKEKDPFHYDYQTLRIGGLVFAVVLFSVGILLILSRRCKCTFNQKPRAPGDEEAQVENLVTANATEPQKAEN; encoded by the exons ATGGAGGTGGTGCTGCTCTTCCTGTGTGGCCTGCTGGCCCCGGCGGTCCTGGCCAATG CTgagcaggagaaagaaaaggacccTTTTCATTATG ACTACCAGACCCTGAGGATCGGGGGATTGGTGTTTGCTGTGGTCCTCTTCTCTGTGGGGATCCTGCTTATCCTAA GTCGCAGATGCAAGTGCACTTTTAACCAGAAGCCGCG GGCTCCAGGGGACGAGGAGGCCCAGGTGGAGAACCTCGTCACTGCAAATG CAACGGAGCCCCAGAAAGCAGAGAACTGA
- the FXYD6 gene encoding FXYD domain-containing ion transport regulator 6 isoform X2 → MREDVADGARTTGCQMEKARSRSRPHAFHKHQFWTEYRFKYAMEVVLLFLCGLLAPAVLANAEQEKEKDPFHYDYQTLRIGGLVFAVVLFSVGILLILSRRCKCTFNQKPRAPGDEEAQVENLVTANATEPQKAEN, encoded by the exons ATGAGGGAAGATGTTGCAGATGGTGCCAGGACAACTGGTTGTCAGATGGAAAAAGCAAGAAGTAGATCCCGACCTCATGCCTTCCATAAACATCAGTTCTGGACGGAAtacagatttaaat ACGCCATGGAGGTGGTGCTGCTCTTCCTGTGTGGCCTGCTGGCCCCGGCGGTCCTGGCCAATG CTgagcaggagaaagaaaaggacccTTTTCATTATG ACTACCAGACCCTGAGGATCGGGGGATTGGTGTTTGCTGTGGTCCTCTTCTCTGTGGGGATCCTGCTTATCCTAA GTCGCAGATGCAAGTGCACTTTTAACCAGAAGCCGCG GGCTCCAGGGGACGAGGAGGCCCAGGTGGAGAACCTCGTCACTGCAAATG CAACGGAGCCCCAGAAAGCAGAGAACTGA
- the FXYD6 gene encoding FXYD domain-containing ion transport regulator 6 isoform X1: protein MREDVADGARTTGCQMEKARSRSRPHAFHKHQFWTEYRFKYAMEVVLLFLCGLLAPAVLANAAEQEKEKDPFHYDYQTLRIGGLVFAVVLFSVGILLILSRRCKCTFNQKPRAPGDEEAQVENLVTANATEPQKAEN, encoded by the exons ATGAGGGAAGATGTTGCAGATGGTGCCAGGACAACTGGTTGTCAGATGGAAAAAGCAAGAAGTAGATCCCGACCTCATGCCTTCCATAAACATCAGTTCTGGACGGAAtacagatttaaat ACGCCATGGAGGTGGTGCTGCTCTTCCTGTGTGGCCTGCTGGCCCCGGCGGTCCTGGCCAATG CAGCTgagcaggagaaagaaaaggacccTTTTCATTATG ACTACCAGACCCTGAGGATCGGGGGATTGGTGTTTGCTGTGGTCCTCTTCTCTGTGGGGATCCTGCTTATCCTAA GTCGCAGATGCAAGTGCACTTTTAACCAGAAGCCGCG GGCTCCAGGGGACGAGGAGGCCCAGGTGGAGAACCTCGTCACTGCAAATG CAACGGAGCCCCAGAAAGCAGAGAACTGA